The Petrotoga mobilis SJ95 genomic sequence CTGAGCAGGCTATTGAAATACTTAAGGGTATAAAAGAAACTTACGAAAAACATCATAAGGTCGAAATATTGAATGAAGCTTTAATCGCAGCAGTTAATCTTTCTCATAGATATATTAACGACAGATTCTTACCCGATAAAGCCATAGATTTGATAGATGAAGCTTGTGCCAGAGTGAAGTTGAGAAACTCAGCCAAACCAGAGAAAATTAGAGAATTGGAAAAGAAATTGTCAAAATTAGAAGAAGAGATTAATAAACTAACTTTAGAGGAAAAATATGAAGAAGCCTCCAAAAAAAAGGCAGAGTATTTTGACCTTCAAAAGGAATTAGAACAAGCACAAAAAGCTGCTAAACGAGTACAAAGCGAAATAAGCAATGTTGTAGATGAAGACATAATAGCCTCTTTGGTACAAGAATGGACTGGAATCCCTGTTACACGAATGGTTGAAGATGAAAAGAAAAAACTTGCCAACCTTGAAAACGAAATACACAAAAGACTCGTTGACCAAGATGAAGCGGTTAACACTGTTGCAGATCATATTAAAAAGGCCAGAGCGGGATTGAAAGATCCTAAGAAACCAGTTGGTTCATTCTTGTTCCTTGGTCCAACTGGAGTAGGAAAGACTGAACTAGCAAAAACATTAGCCGAGATATTATTTGGTACTGAAGACGCACTCGTGAGAATAGATATGAGTGAATACATGGAAAAATTCAACGTTTCTAGGTTAGTAGGTGCAGCACCAGGTTACGTAGGTTTCGAACAAGGTGGACAACTAACAGAAATGATCAGAAGGCGACCCTATTCCGTTGTATTATTCGATGAAGTTGAAAAAGCTCATCCCGATGTATTCAACATATTGTTACAGATCTTAGACGATGGTAGGTTAACAGATTCTCAAGGTAGGACCGTCAATTTCAGTAATACCATCATAATACTAACTTCCAACTTAGGTTCAGAGTTACTAAATAAAACCAAGAAAAGTGTTGGTTTTGTTGGAGAAACAGAAGAAGAATCTTATGAAAACACAAAAAATGAAATTATGAGCCAAGTAAAATTGGCATTTAGACCTGAGTTTATTAACAGGCTCGACGATATTATAGTTTTCAAACCCTTGGGTATCTCCCAGATAAAGAGAATAGTCGATATAATGATTTCAAGGTTAGAAGAGAGATTGAAGGAGAAACATATTAGTATTCAAATAACAGAAGCAGCGAAGGACGTTATAGCAAAAGAAGGATTTGATCCAGTTTATGGGGCTAGACCGTTGAGAAGAGTCATAGAAAGAAAAATAGAGTCTCCTTTGGCAACTATGATCATTGAAGATACTATAAAAGAAGGAGATACGGTTATAGTTGACTCAAAAGATGGTGAAAATTTAGAAATAAGAAAATCTGGAGGAGAATTATTAAAAAAGCGGGATTAACATCCCGCTTTTTATTCTTCAAGTAATTCAAAGTCTTCTTTAGCTGCACCACAAACTGGGCAAGTCCAATCATCGGGCAAATCTTCAAAAGAGGTTCCTGGTTCTATATCGTTATCAGGATCTCCTGCTTCTGGATCGTAAATATATCCACAAATCATACACCTGTATTTTTTCATTTTTTATCAGCTCCTATTTAGTATTTTCAAAAATCATCCTACAGAAACTTTTTTAGTGTTTTCCCAA encodes the following:
- a CDS encoding ATP-dependent Clp protease ATP-binding subunit; the protein is MRFNPNDFTEKSLKAFQEAQNVLGYSGGNILKPEHLLLAILNVEDENVGKIFQGTNTNSIKSKLEEALSEEMGVYYSMSYGSAQGIYLSTSLANALQIAKSESDRMGFKKIPLLALLLGILKEGTSYASKLLSAYTTEALIRERLQEMLENGDEEIESGMGDPLKKFTVDLTKEAKKGKLTPVIGREKEINRMIEILSRKSKNNPVLVGDAGVGKTAVVEGLAQLIVDENPPSYLKNKKILQLDMAALLAGSKFRGEFEERLKSVIDTVKEKSDEIILFIDELHNIIGAGVAEGNAMDAANILKPALARGEIKVIGATTYEEYKKYIEKDKALARRFQPVYVQEPTPEQAIEILKGIKETYEKHHKVEILNEALIAAVNLSHRYINDRFLPDKAIDLIDEACARVKLRNSAKPEKIRELEKKLSKLEEEINKLTLEEKYEEASKKKAEYFDLQKELEQAQKAAKRVQSEISNVVDEDIIASLVQEWTGIPVTRMVEDEKKKLANLENEIHKRLVDQDEAVNTVADHIKKARAGLKDPKKPVGSFLFLGPTGVGKTELAKTLAEILFGTEDALVRIDMSEYMEKFNVSRLVGAAPGYVGFEQGGQLTEMIRRRPYSVVLFDEVEKAHPDVFNILLQILDDGRLTDSQGRTVNFSNTIIILTSNLGSELLNKTKKSVGFVGETEEESYENTKNEIMSQVKLAFRPEFINRLDDIIVFKPLGISQIKRIVDIMISRLEERLKEKHISIQITEAAKDVIAKEGFDPVYGARPLRRVIERKIESPLATMIIEDTIKEGDTVIVDSKDGENLEIRKSGGELLKKRD
- the rd gene encoding rubredoxin, with translation MKKYRCMICGYIYDPEAGDPDNDIEPGTSFEDLPDDWTCPVCGAAKEDFELLEE